The following proteins are encoded in a genomic region of Montipora foliosa isolate CH-2021 chromosome 8, ASM3666993v2, whole genome shotgun sequence:
- the LOC137968824 gene encoding craniofacial development protein 2-like, translating into MDKLPRRDLKILMGDLNSKVGADNTNRELVMGKHGVGVQNENGEVLTEFCTFNDLVIGGTVFQHKQIHKTTWTSSDGRTVNQIDHVTIGRKWRRSLLDVRVKRGADAASDHHLVVADLKVKLKVYRDRADRPSHKYNIHSLKDKTKAEVYQSELRNRFSALAHQPEESVEETWCGLRDTWKVTCNEVLGKKTRQQRVAVSQYLDTHQREETAKERHQPDPRPATQARSTGPVLGAEPTGQEKHQSGQEEIHTRPQKKAETAAGKRDMKRLYEITRTLSGKSKAPSRSVKDKNGETITDEAKESARWAEHFQ; encoded by the coding sequence ATGGATAAGCTGCCAAGAAGAGACCTGAAGATCCTAATGGGTGACCTCAACTCTAAAGTGGGGGCAGACAACACCAACAGAGAACTCGTCATGGGAAAACATGGAGTTGGCGTCCAGAACGAGAATGGAGAGGTACTCACTGAGTTCTGCACCTTCAACGACCTGGTCATTGGAGGCACCGTGTTCCAGCACAAGCAGATCCATAAGACGACGTGGACATCATCAGATGGGAGGACTGTGAATCAAATCGATCACGTCACCATCGGAAGAAAGTGGAGGAGAAGCTTGCTGGACGTCAGAGTCAAACGAGGAGCAGACGCAGCCTCGGACCATCACTTGGTGGTGGCAGACCTGAAAGTCAAGCTGAAAGTCTACAGAGACCGAGCAGACAGGCCATCCCACAAATACAACATACACAGCCTGAAAGATAAAACAAAAGCTGAGGTCTACCAAAGTGAACTGAGAAACCGGTTCAGCGCACTCGCCCACCAACCAGAAGAATCAGTAGAGGAGACATGGTGTGGCCTTAGGGACACCTGGAAGGTCACATGTAATGAGGTCCTGGGGAAGAAAACTAGACAACAAAGAGTGGCTGTCAGCCAATACCTGGACACTCATCAAAGAGAGGAAACAGCTAAAGAACGCCATCAACCAGACCCAAGACCTGCAACACAAGCAAGATCTACAGGCCCAGTACTGGGAGCTGAACCGACAGGTCAAGAAAAGCACCAGAGCGGACAAGAGGAGATTCATACACGACCTCAGAAGAAAGCAGAAACAGCAGCTGGCAAAAGAGACATGAAGAGGCTGTATGAGATCACAAGAACACTGTCAGGGAAAAGCAAGGCCCCCTCAAGATCAGTAAAAGACAAGAACGGCGAGACCATCACAGATGAAGCCAAAGAGAGTGCAAGATGGGCAGAACACTTCCAATAG